One region of Chloroflexota bacterium genomic DNA includes:
- the dcm gene encoding DNA (cytosine-5-)-methyltransferase, which translates to MKSTHSFIDLFCGIGGFRIAAESLGWDCVYSCDIDKEVQRTYEANFGEKPTGDIKQVDENSIPDHDVLFAGFPCQPFSIIGSMNGMSDTRGTLFFDIARILKAKQPSWFVLENVKQLVGNDKGKTLKRILSITMSLGYEVDWRILNALDFGLPQKRERVFIVGNNKKIPFQFPQGGYQMKPLSEILEESVPTKYYVSESMRQKRRSSHESKFYPSIWHENKAGHISSYPYSCALRANASYNYLLVNGERRLTPREQLRLQGFPDWFMPISNDSEIRRQTGNAVAVPVVKAIVQQIVMAEENVNEYETSHKEKAASRAALSLEPIPS; encoded by the coding sequence ATGAAGTCAACTCATAGTTTTATAGATTTGTTCTGCGGTATTGGCGGATTTAGAATTGCTGCTGAAAGTCTGGGGTGGGATTGCGTTTACTCGTGCGACATAGACAAAGAAGTTCAACGAACTTACGAAGCTAATTTCGGTGAGAAGCCAACTGGAGATATCAAGCAAGTAGACGAGAATTCTATACCTGACCACGATGTGTTATTTGCGGGTTTCCCTTGTCAACCTTTTAGCATAATCGGTTCAATGAATGGTATGAGTGATACGAGGGGAACGCTATTCTTTGATATCGCTAGAATCCTAAAAGCGAAACAACCGTCTTGGTTTGTTTTGGAAAACGTAAAGCAATTAGTCGGGAACGATAAGGGGAAAACGCTTAAACGCATCTTGTCAATAACGATGTCTTTGGGCTACGAAGTAGACTGGAGAATATTAAATGCCCTTGATTTTGGATTGCCTCAAAAAAGAGAGAGGGTTTTCATTGTTGGAAACAACAAGAAGATTCCATTTCAGTTTCCGCAAGGCGGTTATCAAATGAAACCTCTTTCGGAAATACTTGAGGAGTCAGTCCCAACTAAATATTACGTGTCAGAATCGATGCGACAAAAACGGCGTTCTTCTCACGAAAGCAAATTCTACCCATCTATTTGGCACGAAAACAAGGCAGGGCATATAAGTTCATATCCATACTCCTGTGCTTTGAGGGCGAATGCTTCATATAATTACCTTCTAGTAAATGGAGAAAGAAGACTGACTCCACGAGAGCAATTAAGATTGCAGGGATTCCCTGATTGGTTTATGCCCATAAGCAATGACTCTGAAATTAGAAGGCAAACCGGTAATGCGGTAGCGGTACCGGTCGTGAAAGCGATTGTTCAGCAAATAGTAATGGCTGAAGAGAACGTTAATGAATATGAGACCTCGCATAAGGAGAAGGCAGCGAGCAGAGCCGCCCTATCCCTTGAACCAATTCCCTCATGA